In Pikeienuella piscinae, the sequence GCCGAGGATGAGGTCCATCTCCTTCATGCCGCGCCGCCAGCTTCGCATAGAGAGGCGGCGGAGCCGGTTCGCCGCCGTCTCCGCCGTCGCCATCGCCGGCTAGTCCGACAACGCGGCGCGCAGGCGCGATTCAAGCCGGACGAAACGGTCCGCGAGGCGGCGCTGCTCGGCGCGAAGCGCGGCGAACTCGGCAAGCATGCTCTCCGTCTCGGGCGCCGCCGCCGCCGCGCTCGGGGCCGCGCCCTCTCCGGTCATCAGCCAGACCAGCGAGACGTTCAGCACCCCGGCCAACATCTGCATCCGGTTCGCGCGCGGCTCCGTCCTGTCGTCCTCCCATGCGGAGATGGTGGAGCGCCGCACGCCGAGCCGCCAGGCGAGCTGCTCGGGGGAGAGGCCGAACGCCTCCCGCGCCACGGTCAGCCGGTCGCCGAAGGTCGCATGCGCGTCGCCGTATCCGGTCGCGTGTTCGGGGTTCTCATTCAGTGTTTCAGTATTGTCGGTATAAGCCATGGCGAGTACCTAACGCATCTGGCGCACAAGTTTTACCGGCGGATTGTCGCGTGCAAAGCTCCGATCGAGCCTCACCTGACGGTCGGACGGCGCGCGCCGCAACCGGAACGACACATGAGTCTGAACCTACTCTACACCAATGACGCGCCGGGCGTCGATGCGCCGTCATGGTACGCGGCGAGCGCGGCGCGACGGCCGGAGCATCCGCACCTGCACGGTGAAACACGGGCCGATATCTGTGTCATCGGCGGCGGCTACACCGGGCTTTCCGCGGCGCTGCACCTGGCGGAGCGGGGATTCGACACCGTCCTTCTGGACGCGCATCGCGTCGGCTGGGGCGCTTCTGGGCGCAATGGCGGGCAGGTCGGCTCCGGCCAGCGCGTAGGGCAGGAAACGCTGGAGAAAACGCTCGGGCCTGAACACGCCCGGCGGCTGTGGGACCTCGCAGAGGAAGCCAAGGCGCTGGTCAGAGGGCTGATCGCGCGCCACGGGATCGCCTGCGACCTCCGCGCCGGGATTGTCCACGCCGCGCATCGCGCCCGGCTCGGCCCGGAACTGGAGCGCGAAGCGGCGCATCTGGCCGCGCATTACGGCTATGAGACCGAATATCTGGACCGCGCCGCGCTCCGCGCGCTTGTCGACAGCCCGCGCTACCATGCCGGCGTGATCGACCCTGGCGCCGCGCATCTTCACCCGCTCGATTACGCGCTCGGCCTCGCCCGCGCCGCCGCCGCGGCGGGCGCGCGGATCCATGAGAGAAGCGAGGTCGCCGGCGTCGAGCGGGGCGCGAAACTCCGGATCCGCACCGGCGCGGGCGTGGTCGTCGCGGATCAGGCGATCCTCGCCTGCAACGGCTATCTCGGCGGCCTCTTTCCGGAGGTCGCCGCGCGCGTGATGCCGATCAACAACTTCATCATCGCGACGGAACCCCTGCCGGATACGCTCGCGCGGACCCTGATCGCCAACGACATGGCTGTGGCGGACACAAAATTCGTCGTCAACTATTTCCGGCTTTCCGCCGACCGGCGCCTGCTTTTCGGCGGAACGGAAAGTTACGGATATCGATTTCCGAAAGATATCAAGAGACTGGTGAGAAAAGCGATGCTAGAAGTTTACCCACAACTGCGCGAGACTCGCATCGATTACGGTTGGGGGGGAACGCTCGCCATCACTATGAACCGACTGCCGCATCTTACTAGATTTGACGGAAATATCCTATCCGCATCCGGCTATTCCGGGCATGGTGTGGCGATGGCGACCATGGCCGGCGCGCTCGCGGCGGAAGCCATGGCGGGACAGGCTGAACGGTTCGATATTCTCGCCTCCGTCCCGACGCCGCGCTTTCCGGGCGGGGCCGCGCTGCGCTCGCCGCTCCTCGCCGCCGCGATGCTCTGGTATGCGCTCCGGGACCGGCTATGACGACGCCCTGGCTGGACGTCATCGGAATCGGCGAGGCCGGGCTGGAGGGGCTGTCCGCGGAGGCACGCGCGAAGCTCCGCGCGGCGAAGGTCGTCATGGGCGGCGAGCGCTTTCCAGAGCTCCCGCCTGAAATCTCCGCGCGCCGTCTCCCCTGGCCGTCGCCTTTCGCGGCGATGGTCGCGGCGATCCGGGCCGAGCGCGGACGGCGACTCGTCCTGCTCGTGACGGGTGATCCGCTCTGGTATTCGGTCGGCGCGCGGCTGCTCAGGGCGATCCCGGGCGAGGAGATCCGCTTTCACCCGCAGCTTTCCGCCTTCCAGTTCGCCGCCGCCCGGATGCGCTGGAGCCTCGCCGATGTCGAGACGCTGAGCATTCATCGCCGCCCGGCGGAGACCGCGATCCGCTATTTCGCGCCGGGCGCGCGGCTGCTGCTGCTCGCGGAAGGCGCCGAGACCCCGCCGACGGTCGCGCGGCTTCTGACCGAGCGGGGCTACGGGCCGAGCCGTCTGACGGTTCTCGGTGCGCTCGGCGGCGCGGCGGAGACGCGGATCGACGGAATCGCGGAGAGCTGGTCCGCCCCCTGCCCCGATTTTCTGACGCTGGCGGTGGAATGCCGGGCCGAGGATGGCGCGACGCTTGAAGCGGGCGCGTCCTCGGACGCCGCGCTCGCCGGGCTCGCCCCCGCGCCCGCGCCGGCCCGCGCCGCCGCGCTCGCGGCGCTCTGGCCGCGCCGCGGGGCGGCGCTTTGGGCGATCGGGCCGGGGGCCGGCGCCATCGCCATCGACTGGATGCGCGCCGCGCGCGACGCCGAAGCGGCGACGACCGGCCCCGACGATCTGCCGGAGATCGCCGCGCGTCTCGGCGCGCCGCGCCTGCGCCGGGTCGGCTCCGTCACCGCCGCGCGCGAAGCCTTTCCGCGCCCGGCGGCGGTCTTTCTGGGCGCGCCGGACGATGCGACCCTTGAGGACTGCCTGCGCGCGCTGCCGCCGCAAGGACGGCTTCTGGCGGAGGCGCGCGACGCAGCGGCGGCGCGGCGGCTGGTCGCGATGCAGGCGCGGCGCGGCGGCGCGCTCGAACGCATCACCACATCCCGCCCGGCGCCCGGTGGAGGATGGGCGGAGACCCCCGCCATCGTCCACTGGCGGCTCATTCGATGAGCGCATAGGGTGCGGGGATGGAGTCCAGACCCGTCAATCTCCGCCTCGCCCGCAAGGCGAAAGCCCGCGCCGCGGCCCGCGCCGAGGCGAACGCCAACGCCGCCGCGCATGGCCGCACGAAAGGCGAGCGCGCCGCCAACGCCGCGAAGGCGGCGCGCTTCGAAGCCCGCCTTGACGGCCACCGCGTTGAGACTCGCTTGAAGGACGACCGCGAATGAGGGTCTCGGAGGCGCTTCGCACCCGCATCACCTGCCGCGCCTTCCTGCCCGACCCGCCCGAGGAAGCGGTCGTTCGCCGGGTCGTCGATATGGCGAAGCACGCGCCATCCGGCGGCAATCTTCAGCCGTGGCGGGTCTATGTGCTCGGCGGCGGGGCGCTCGGCGCGCTCAAGGCCGCCGTCGCCGAAGCGCGCGAGACGCACCCGATGGGTTTCAAGCCCGAATACGCGATCTACCCGTCGCCTCTGATCGAGCCTTACGAGTCCCGACGGCGCAAATGCGGGGAGGACATGTATGCGACCATCGGCGTCACGCGCGAGGACCGGGCCGGACGGCGCGCCCAGTTCGCGCGGAACTTCGCCTTCTTCGGCGCCCCTGTCGGTTTGTTTCTCTATCTGGACCGCACCATGGGTCCGCCGCAATGGTCGGACGCCGGCATGTTCCTTCAGAGCCTGATGCTGGCGGCGCGCGAAGAGGGCCTGCATAGCTGCGCACAGGAAGCCTGGGCGATGTGGAGCGACCTGGTCGGGGCGCATACAGGGGCGCCCGACAACCTGATGCTGTTCTGCGGCCTGGGGCTCGGATTCATGGACGAAAGCGCGCCGATCAACGCGCTCCGGACCGACCGGGCGCCGCTGGGCGAATTCGCCGAGTTCATCGGTTTCGGAGACTGACGCGGCGCGCCGGGTTGGCGCCCAAATGCGCCGCGCGACAGCTATGGAGAGCGCAGCAATGACATTTCGCACCGCCTTGCGCCGCGCCGACCCGCGCGAGCCGGCCGCGACCGCGCTGCTGGAGGCGAGCCATGCATTGATGCGCGCGCTCTTTCCGGCCGAGACGAATCATTTCCTCTCCATCGACGCGCTCTGCGCGCCAGATATCCGATTCTTCCTCGCGGAGGGGGATCGCGACGCGCTCGGCTGCGGAGCGCTTGCGCTGCGGGACGGCTACGGTGAAATCAAGTCGATGTTCGTCGCGCCCGAGGCGCGCGGAACCGGCGCCGGCGCCGCGATCCTGAACCGCATAGAGGATGAGGCCCGCGCCGCCGGTCTGCCCTGCCTGCGGCTGGAGACGGGCGACCGGCTGCACGCGGCGCATCGCCTCTATCTCCGGTGCGGTTTCGGCTTTCGCGGGCCGTTCGGCGCCTACAGCGCCGCGCCGGAGAGCCTTTTCATGGAGAAGCCGCTGACATGACGCCGACGCTCCGCCGCGCCGGGCCGGAAGAGGACTGGACGACGATCCACCGCTTCGTCCTCAAGGCGTTCCAGCACATGGACGGCCGCATCGACCCGCCATCCTCGATCCACCGATGGACGCCCGGTCTGTTCGCGGCCGAGGCCGGCGCCGGCGCCGCCTTTCTCGCGTTTGCGGACGGTCGCCTCATCGGTTGCCTCTTCGCCAGGCCGGAGCGAAACGCGCTCTATCTGGGCAAGGTCGCCGTCGCAGCGGAGTGGCGCGGACATGGGCTGGCCCGCGCGCTGGTCGGAGCCGCGGAAGCGGAGGCGCGAGCCCGGGGGATGAACGCGCTGGTCCTTCAGACCCGGATCGAGCTGCGGGAGACCCACGCCGCCTTCGCCGCGCTCGGCTTCGCCAGGATCGCGATGACGCGCCACCCCGGCTTTGATCGTCCGACCTCGATCATCATGTCCAAATCGCTCGCCGGACAAGGGCGCCGCGCCGTGTGAAAATCCGTCTCGCGGACGATCGCGCCAAAATCGCCGCGCCTTCGCCTTTCAATCGCCCTTCACTTTTGACCAGATACCGGCGAGAGAAGGACTGATTCCAGCGCCCGGCGCCGGACGGAGGGAGCATCATGGCCGAATACAGCTACAAGACCGTCGCCGCGCCGCGCAAACCGCGCAAGACCCGCGGCGTGCGCGGCGCAGAGGCGCTGATCGCGCACGCGGTCGGCGAGATCATCCAGGCGGAAGCGGCGAACGGATGGGAATATCTGCGCACCGACAGCATCCCCGTCGAAGAGGGCGGCGGCGTGTTTTCACGCGCCGTCACCGTTTGGCGCGCCGTCATGGTGTTCCGGCGCGCGGTTGACGCCCCCTCCCGGAACGACGCGGCCGCCGCGCCCGAATTCGAGCCGCGCGACCCGGACGAGCTGCGCGAGCCGTTCATGCGCGTCGCCACGACCACACCGGCCTCGCCCGGCTACCAGCCCCCGTCGATCGGCGGCGCGAAACGCGAGTAGACGGCGCCGGGCCGTCGACGCGATACGCGCCGCGCGTCACGCGGCGGTCTTGTCGAGCAGCCCCGTACCCAGCCGTCCCATCGCCGCCATCACCGTCGCCGCTTTCATTTCAGTATCCGCCACCTTGTCGGCGTCGACGATCACGACATCGCCCTTGAGCGCGGAGGGGGCGCCGGGCAGGTAAACGATCGCCCGCCCATCCGGCGTGTGCCCCACCAGGAAACCGACACGCTGGTGATCGATGTAACTGACCTCGACAACCTTCAACGCATCGTCGGCATCGACCCGATCAAGATTGCCGGACATGTCGGCGACCATCTGCCGGATCACCGTGTAGACCGGCAGCCGCTCCAGCACCGCGCGCTCCAGCGCGACGAATGTGCGCTTGCCGGGAGCGGTGCTGGCGAAGATTCCCGCGGCGAGTGCGATGGAGACGAGAACCAGGATCGCGATCAGCAGAATCGCCACATTGGATTCAACGCCCGGCAGGAGCATCGAATGCAGCGCCTCGCCAACCTTGCGCGATATCCTCAGCAGTTTCTCAAATACGACCACAACGATCCCGATCGGCAACAGAAAAAGCAGCCCCCCGATAAAGAGACCCTTGATGAGGGCGAAAAACGGCTTCATGGGAATTCCTTTTCCTCGGGGGCGTATTTGTCGCGACGATCCGCCACCATGGCGCATCTTCATCCGGGGACAGCGCGAAGTCACGCCGAATGACGCAGCTCATTGCGCCGCCGACGGCCGGGACGCGCCGACTGCGGCGCCCTGCGCAGCCGGTTCAGACAGCGATCAGGTGATTGTCGAATTCGATCCGGTGACGGGCCGCGCGCAGCAGCGCGCCATCGGCCGCGCGACCGGCCCAGATTCCCCGTCCGGTCGTCGTCGCGAAACCCCGTTCGAACGCGGCGACGCCGCAGATATCCGCGGCCGCAACCCGGCATGAGCAGGATCCGGTCGCCGCGTCGAAGATCAACGCGGTTCCGCCGCGCGGCGAAGTGATCGCGACTTCGTCCCCCGTGGCGTCGATGGCGACGCTGCCGACATAGCCGCTCATCGAGGCCCAGTCGCGAAGGCGCGCGTCCGCCCAGATCAGCTCGCGGCCCGGCCGATGCAGGGCGAGAAGCGGGGGCGCCGACGCCTCGTCGCCCTGCCACTGCGCGCCGACGGCGACGAGGTCGCCCGCCACCGCGAGATGGCGGAGCGAGTTCAGCCTCAGCTCTTCGGGCGGCTCGACGATATTGCGGATCGCGCCATCCTTTGTCGAAAGCCACGCCAGATTCGGCCGCATCGTCGGAATGTTCAACTTGGCCCGGCCCGATTCCGGATGCGTTCGAATTCCGCCATTGGCGATCACGAGAGCGCCCCCGCCCCCGACCAGCTTCACGTCATGCGGCCCGATCCCGCCGGACGGCGTCTCTCCAATCCGGCGGAACCCGGTGGCGGCGTCCCAGACCCCGATCCGCCCTTCGCCGCTCTCATAGGCGTTCTCGGTGGTGTAGAGCGTCGCGCCATCGGCGGAGAACGCGCCGTGGCCGTAAAAATGCCGCCCCTCCGGCGAATGAAGACGGGCGAGCTCCTCGCCCGTCGCACAGTCCAGCACCAGCGCGAAATCGCCGGGCCGGCGGGCGAAGGCGACCGCGATCGTCTGACTCGGATGCGCGGCGGCGGCGTGGCCCCGCCCCGGAAGCGCGAGGCGGAACGCCTCTTCGCCCTCGCCATCGATTCCGATCAGCGCGTAGCTCTGGTCGGGCAGGCGCGCGGAGGAAAGGAACCGGGCGCCGCCAAGCCCGGCCCAGCCAGCGGCGGGGGCCGCCGCGCCGAGCGCCAGGCCACCAAGCCCGGCCAGCGCGGCGCGGCGTGTCTGTCCGCTCCCCACGGTCAATCTCCATCCGTCGCGTTGAAGCCCTGCGCGACGCCAAGCGCGACGCCAAGCCCGGCCGCGACCGTGTCATGCAGCGAATGAACGGCGCCCCGCAGCGCATCAATCCTGATGCGCCGGCCGGGGTCGCCGACCGCCTCCGTCAAGGGCTCGGGCGCCGCCGCCGCGCTCTTCTCCGCATAGTCGAAGGCGGAGCGGATCGGCGCGTCGTCGGCGTCGGTCAACGCAGGGGCGAACACCGTCTCGTACATCCCGTCAACAGCCGCCAGCGAGAGCCGGATATTGCGTAGCGAACGACCGGAGCGCCAGGCCTCCGCCCGGCGCGGATGCGGCGCCCGTAGCGTGCCGAGCGGGCGGTCGAGCCGAAGGTCGAGCGTCGCGCGCAGGCCCGCGAGCGCGGCCTTGTAAAGCGCCTGCGTCGGCTCCGCCGCGCCCAGATAGACGACGTTGTCCTCCGCGCCGGCGGAGCGGAAAAGCGCGGCGTAGCCGTCCCGCCATGCGGAAAGAATTTCACCGGATGTCCGCGCCATGTCGTGAGCGATCGCCACAGTGAGCCGGCATCGATACTCGGCGGCGCCTGCGACGGAGATCTCCGGATCGAAAAGCAGGAAATCGAGCGCGAAGAGGCCCTTTCCCGCGACCGAGGTTTCAGCAAAGGCGTCCGGGTCGTCGACCGAGGGATCCTCCGCCGCGATCAGGCGGCGAAGAGTCTTCGGCGTATATCCTTTCGCGTCGGGCCAGAAGGCGATGGAGAATAGCCTGCCCTCCGCCTCCGCCGGACCGAAGGAAAGATGGCTGACGCCCATCCAGGCGTCGAACGCGGCATGATAGGCGCCGATCGTCGTCTCCGCGTCGCAGGTCTTCGCGGCGCCCTCCAGCGCTGTCGCGGCGGCGAGAAGCCGCTCGTAACCCGGCAGGATATGGGCGGTCACCGCCCGCTCCGCCAAAGCCCGGTGGTCGACCTCCGCCGCAGCTGAGGGTGCGGCGGGACCCGCAAGGAAAAGCGCGAGAATGAGAACGACGCGACGCATCAAAGAGACTCCAGGAACCTGATGAGCGCAGCGCGGTCGGCTTTCGGCATCGTCGTCACCGCATCGCGCGCCGTCTGCGCCTCGCCGCCATGCCAGAGGATGGCCTCCAGAAACCCGCGCGCGCGCCCGTCATGAAGGAAATATTCATGGCCGTTGACCGTCCGGGTCAGACCGACGCCCCAGAGCGGCGCCGTCCGCCATTCCCGGCCGGTGGCGCGGCCTTCGGGATAACCGTCCGCCAGCCCTTCGCCCATGTCGTGCAAGAGAAGATCGGTATAGGGCCAGATCAGCTGAAAGCTCTGCGCCGGCTGATCGACCAACCGGTCGGTGACGAATTTCGGCCGGTGGCAGGCGGCGCAACCGGTCTCGTAGAAAACCCGCTTGCCGCGCAGCACCTCCGGATCATCCACATCGCGCCGGGCCGGAACGGCGAGGTTGCGGCTGTAGAATGTGACCAGCTCCAGCCCCTCCTCACCGATCTCGAAGCCGTCGTCACGCGCGTCGCCGCCGTGAGGCGCCTTACGGCAACGTGTCTGCGCCGCCGTGCAGTCCCCCCACCCCTCGGGATGAAGCGGGGTGGAAATTCCAAGATCGGCGGCGAAGGCGGCGGCGGCCTGCTCGCGGATCGTCGCCTTGCCGGCCTTGTAGCCGAACCGGCCGACCCGCACGGCGTTCCATTCGGTCGACCAGGCGATCTGCGGCTTGCCGGAAATACCGTCGCCGTCAGAATCGTCAGGGTCGGCCCAGGCGAGGATATCCGCCTCCGGTATCGCCTCCAGCAACCCGAGCCCGATCATCTGCGGCGCGACGCGGGGCGACAGGGCGGCGGCGGCGCCGAGCGGCCCGTAGGCCGGGTCGGCGACGTTGTAGGTCGGACGGCGAAGATGCGCGACCTCGCCGCCGGAAAGGGGCACCTCGATCTCTTCATAGCCGACCTCGACGCGCCCTTCCGCCGCCTGGCCCTGAATGCCGAGATCCTGCACCTGTCCGCCATAGACCGGATGCGGCGCGGTCGGCGCATAATCCAGATAGCTCGCGAGTTCCGCGCGCAGCGCCGCGCGCTCGACCGGGACCGAGATCTTCAGCGCGAACGAGACCGCGTCGCCGGCCGCAGCGTCCGGCGGGTGGCCGCGCCCGTCCTTCAGATGGCAATGCTGACAGGCGCGCGCGTTGAAGAGCGGGCCCAGCCCGTCGGAGGCGAGCGTGGAAGACGGCGCGGAGACCCAGAGCTTCCGGAAGAGGCCGTTGCCGACCTTGAAATCCAGCTCACGCGCGAAGGGCATCGAAGGCGAGAAATGCGAGTACGCGTCCGCGTTCAGCCGCTTTTGCGAGGTGGCGGCGCCGGCTGGCAGCCGTTCGAACCGCTCCGGCCCGCTGAAGTCGGAGGTTGGTCGGGTGACGGCTTCAATGCGCGCGCGCTCGGCGTCGGTGCGCGGGACGATGTGCAGATAGGCCCGCTCGCCGCCCGCCAGCGGGGCGGCGATGGAAGCGGCGACGACGAAGCTCGCAAGGATCACGATGCCGCGCGGGGGCCGATGCATCAGCGGGACTCACTCGACTGCATATTGCTGATCGTTATACTCGGAAAAGCGCAGGAACCAGCCTCCGACAGCGCCGGGCCGCGCGGCCCGGCGGAAATGACGCACCGGACAGCTTCAGAATCCGAACTCATAGACAAGAAGCGCGCCGACGGTGTGGCTCTCAACGCCGCCTTCATCGCCATAGCGATAGCCGGCGCCGACGCTCAGGCCCTCAGCGATCTCGTATTCCGCCGAGACCGTGGCGAGATGATCGGTCGACGCGTGCTGGACATCGCGAAGCGAGTAGACGCCGGAAAGCGTGACCGGCCCGACCGGCGCAGCCAGTCCGAGGGCGCCGTAGACGGCGCTATCGCTCGACCCGTCGAAATTCGGGAAATACGCGAATTCGCCAAGCATCTCGACACCGCTTCCGCCGATCGGCGCGCTCGCTCCGGCGACGAAGCCGTATTCGTCCTTCGCATCGCCGACGCCTTCGGCCTGTCGGCGGAAACCGAGATTGTAGGTGAACCCATCCGCTTCCCCGGCGAGCGAAACGACAAAGCTCTCCGGCGCGTCGGTGTTGGAGACGCCCCCATCGCTCTCGTCGAGATTTCCGCGATTGGAGAAGAGGCTGTCCGAGAAGATCGTGCGATCGGCCATGTAGGCGGCGATGGTGAATGCGGCGTCGCCGCCGCCAAGCTCGAACGGAATCTCGATGGCCGCGCCGAGCTTCTCGGTCAGTTCGTAATCCTCGGCGAAGTCGGCCCCGTAGAGCCCCGGCGCAGCGTCCCAGGCGAAGCCGAAGGCGGGGTCATACTTGCCGGCGAGCGCGGCGGCGGGCCCGAAATCGCGCCGGAAGTAAAGCTCCTCCATGTAGAGGCCCTGATCCTCGAACTCCCGGTCGTCATTCGGGCCGGGGTCGCGGATCGGTTCGAACACCAGTGTGGTGTTGAGGCTGGTGGAGGCGGAGAACTCCAGCGAAAGCGCCGCTTCCGTGGTGTTGTAGAGGTCGTTGATCTCCGCCGTCTTGTCGTCGCTATCGAAGGTGTAATCGTCCTCCACCTCGATCGCGACGCCGCCTGTCAAGCGCGGGTAGGATGGCGCGCGCGTCGCCTGCGCTTCCGCTTCCTCGCCTTTGGCGAGCGCCCCGGAATCGACCGTGCCGAGCGGGGCTTCCGTCGCCGTCTGCTGCGCGCTTGCGGGCTGCGGAGCGCCAACGAAAGACACGGGAAGAATGCACAGCGCCGACAGCGCCATCGGGCGGAATCGCCCGTTGCGGTTGTTGTTCACCTTAGATTGTCCTTGGTTGTTGTCGGCCGGCTGCGGATCTGGCTGCGACGTTGTGATCGCCGCGCGGAGCGGCGCTCCGCGCGGCGCTTTTCAAGCGCGCTTCTATTGAAACACGGCGTCGGGGTTATCGAGGCTGTCCGAGCCTTCGAACGCGATGGGATTGAGGGCGAGCGCCTCAACCGCGCGTTCGACGCCGCGGGTCTGCGTGATAAGCGCATCGACCGCGCCCATGATCAGGGCCTCGCCCTCGGCGTCGCCGGCTTTCAGCATCTGATCGTAGGCCTTGCCGGCCTCCGCCACCGTCTTGATCGCGCCGAGCGCGGCCATGGTCCGGTCCAGATCGCGGCGAATTCCGGCATCGACATCCGGCGCCGCCGCCGCGACGAGATCGGAAACCGAGGGACCGCTCACCACGCGCCCGTCAATCCGCACATAGCGGCCGGTATAGACGTTCCGGACGCCAAGCCCGTCATAGTAGTGGCTGTTGTGCGTGTTATCGGAAAAGCAGTCATGCTCCTCTTCGGGATCGTTCAGCATCAGGCCGAGGCGCATCCGCTCTCCGGCCTGCTCGCCATAGGAAAGGCTCCCCATGCCGGTCAGGATGGCGCTGATGCCCGAATCGGGATTCGCGGTGACTTCGGCCCGCGCCTCGCCGCCCTCGGCCCAAGCGGCGGTCATCCATTCGAGATCGGAGATCAGCAGCGCCGTCGCCGCCTTGAGATAGGCCCCGCGCCGATCGCAATTGCCGTTCGTGCAGGCGTCGCCGGTCGCGTAATCCGTCCAGGGCCGGTCGCCTGCGCCGGCGTCGGTTCCGTTCAGATCCTGCCCCCAGAGCAAAAACTCGATCGCGTGGTAGCCGGTGGCGACATTGGCCTCGACGGCGCCCGCCTCCTGCAAGGTCCCTTCAAGGAGCGCCGGCGTTATGTTCGCCGCGTCGATCGCCTCACCGCCGATCATGATCGAGGCGTTGGCGACGACATTGAGCGCGGCGGCCGGATTCTCATCCGTCGCGCCGCCGTAGCTGGCGTCGACATAGTCGATGAGGCCTTCGTCCAGCGGCCACGCGTTCACCTTGCCCTCCCATGCGTCGACGATCGGATTGCCGAAGCGAAAGACCTCGGTCTGCTGATAGGGCACCCGCGCGGCGCGCCACGCGGATTTCGCCGCCTGAAGCGCCTCGGCCGACGGCGCGCCGACCAGCGCATCGACCGCCGAGGACAAGCGGCGCGCGGAAATCAGACTGTCTTCATAGCCGGCATGGGCGATGTCGGCGTACGTCTTGAGAACATCCGTCTTTTCCGACGCCGCAAACGCAGCGCCGGCGATCGTGAATGACGCCGCCAATGCGAGCGATATCGTTTTCATTGCAAATTGCCTCCTTGCTTCCCCGCAGGCGCGTCGATGACTCGCCCTTCCGCGCCCCCCATATACCTGATTGATAGGATCGGAAATAGAAACGGAGTGAAATTATCAGGATTGACATGACCTAGTGTTTTAGTCAGGTTTTGGGGCGTCGACCCAGACACGAACAGCAGACGCCCCGGATCGAGAGAGCGAGACCGAAATGCAGGTGCAAGAGAAGACTTCAACCACGCCCGACTCCCAAACCATTTGCACAGACAAGCTGACGCTTCTTTCCGAATACGCGGTCGCCGGCGAACGGGAGCCGTGCGGATTGAGCGTCGAGTGGCTGATGGATCAACTCACCAACAACGGAGACCGTTCATGATCAGCGCAACCCTCACCCGCGCCGCCCCCCTTCCGGATCCCCGCCTCGCATCTGGCGAGGAGACACATCCGCCGGCCTATGACGCGCGCGGTCTCACGGATGCGGGCGGCAAGGCCGCGCTGGTCCTCGACGGGCAGGTCTACACGCTCCGCATCACCAGGCAGGGCAAACTCCTGCTGACGAAATGACGGCGCGCGGCGGCGCGCCCGTCGGACGTCTGGAGGAGTTGCCGGATATCGAGGCCGCCGCGGTGCTCTTTCTGCGGTTCTGGCGAACCGGCGCGACGACGCGGGAGCCGGCGAAGGCCGATTTCCACGCGTCCCTCGGCCAGGCCGCGGGAGAGCAGGCCGCAGCGACGACGGCGGCGCTTGTGGATATGATCGAGCGCCATGGCCGCCGGCCGCTGGTCCATCATGCGCCGGGCTGCCGGCATGTCGGCGGCGACGAGGCGGCGTTCGCCAACCTTGTCGCAGCGGCCGCCGCCGGCCAGCGCGAGGATGCTATTCTTTTCGCCACGCTGATCTTTCGCACCGACATGGCCTTCGTCGCCGCTGGACTGGCCGCGCGTTTCGGTCAGTTCCTGATGCGCATGACCGCCCGGCGCCGCGCCGTGGAGATCGGCTTCTCCGCACCCCGCGAC encodes:
- a CDS encoding imelysin family protein, which encodes MKTISLALAASFTIAGAAFAASEKTDVLKTYADIAHAGYEDSLISARRLSSAVDALVGAPSAEALQAAKSAWRAARVPYQQTEVFRFGNPIVDAWEGKVNAWPLDEGLIDYVDASYGGATDENPAAALNVVANASIMIGGEAIDAANITPALLEGTLQEAGAVEANVATGYHAIEFLLWGQDLNGTDAGAGDRPWTDYATGDACTNGNCDRRGAYLKAATALLISDLEWMTAAWAEGGEARAEVTANPDSGISAILTGMGSLSYGEQAGERMRLGLMLNDPEEEHDCFSDNTHNSHYYDGLGVRNVYTGRYVRIDGRVVSGPSVSDLVAAAAPDVDAGIRRDLDRTMAALGAIKTVAEAGKAYDQMLKAGDAEGEALIMGAVDALITQTRGVERAVEALALNPIAFEGSDSLDNPDAVFQ
- a CDS encoding DUF1513 domain-containing protein, whose protein sequence is MGSGQTRRAALAGLGGLALGAAAPAAGWAGLGGARFLSSARLPDQSYALIGIDGEGEEAFRLALPGRGHAAAAHPSQTIAVAFARRPGDFALVLDCATGEELARLHSPEGRHFYGHGAFSADGATLYTTENAYESGEGRIGVWDAATGFRRIGETPSGGIGPHDVKLVGGGGALVIANGGIRTHPESGRAKLNIPTMRPNLAWLSTKDGAIRNIVEPPEELRLNSLRHLAVAGDLVAVGAQWQGDEASAPPLLALHRPGRELIWADARLRDWASMSGYVGSVAIDATGDEVAITSPRGGTALIFDAATGSCSCRVAAADICGVAAFERGFATTTGRGIWAGRAADGALLRAARHRIEFDNHLIAV
- a CDS encoding imelysin family protein, which encodes MRRVVLILALFLAGPAAPSAAAEVDHRALAERAVTAHILPGYERLLAAATALEGAAKTCDAETTIGAYHAAFDAWMGVSHLSFGPAEAEGRLFSIAFWPDAKGYTPKTLRRLIAAEDPSVDDPDAFAETSVAGKGLFALDFLLFDPEISVAGAAEYRCRLTVAIAHDMARTSGEILSAWRDGYAALFRSAGAEDNVVYLGAAEPTQALYKAALAGLRATLDLRLDRPLGTLRAPHPRRAEAWRSGRSLRNIRLSLAAVDGMYETVFAPALTDADDAPIRSAFDYAEKSAAAAPEPLTEAVGDPGRRIRIDALRGAVHSLHDTVAAGLGVALGVAQGFNATDGD
- a CDS encoding di-heme oxidoredictase family protein, encoding MHRPPRGIVILASFVVAASIAAPLAGGERAYLHIVPRTDAERARIEAVTRPTSDFSGPERFERLPAGAATSQKRLNADAYSHFSPSMPFARELDFKVGNGLFRKLWVSAPSSTLASDGLGPLFNARACQHCHLKDGRGHPPDAAAGDAVSFALKISVPVERAALRAELASYLDYAPTAPHPVYGGQVQDLGIQGQAAEGRVEVGYEEIEVPLSGGEVAHLRRPTYNVADPAYGPLGAAAALSPRVAPQMIGLGLLEAIPEADILAWADPDDSDGDGISGKPQIAWSTEWNAVRVGRFGYKAGKATIREQAAAAFAADLGISTPLHPEGWGDCTAAQTRCRKAPHGGDARDDGFEIGEEGLELVTFYSRNLAVPARRDVDDPEVLRGKRVFYETGCAACHRPKFVTDRLVDQPAQSFQLIWPYTDLLLHDMGEGLADGYPEGRATGREWRTAPLWGVGLTRTVNGHEYFLHDGRARGFLEAILWHGGEAQTARDAVTTMPKADRAALIRFLESL
- the hemP gene encoding hemin uptake protein HemP codes for the protein MISATLTRAAPLPDPRLASGEETHPPAYDARGLTDAGGKAALVLDGQVYTLRITRQGKLLLTK